A single Capra hircus breed San Clemente chromosome 13, ASM170441v1, whole genome shotgun sequence DNA region contains:
- the RSPO4 gene encoding R-spondin-4: MRAPLCLLLLVAHAVDMLPLNRRKKQAGTGLGGNCTGCVICSEENGCSTCQQRLFLFIRREGIRQYGKCVHDCPPGYFGVRGQEINRCKKCGATCESCFSQDFCIQCKRRFYLYKGKCLPTCPPGTAAQQSTRECQEECELSPWGSWSPCTHNGKTCGSAWGLETRVRETGRAGREEAATCQVLSESRKCPIRRPCPGERNPNRKKGQRERRPRKDRKLDGRGDGRPRPAPT, from the exons ATGCGGGCGCCACTCTGCCTGTTGCTGCTTGTCGCCCACGCCGTGGACATGCTACCCCTGAACCGAAGGAAGAAGCAAG CGGGCACTGGTCTGGGGGGCAACTGCACAGGCTGTGTTATCTGCTCAGAGGAGAACGGCTGCTCAACCTGCCAGCAGAGGCTCTTCCTGTTCATCCGTCGGGAAGGTATCCGCCAGTACGGCAAGTGTGTGCACGACTGTCCCCCCGGCTACTTCGGCGTCCGAGGCCAGGAAATCAACAGGTGCAAAA AATGCGGAGCCACATGTGAAAGCTGCTTCAGCCAGGACTTCTGCATCCAATGCAAGAGGCGGTTTTACCTGTACAAGGGAAAGTGTCTGCCCACCTGCCCGCCAGGCACTGCGGCCCAGCAGAGCACACGGGAGTGCCAGG aggaGTGTGAGCTGAGCCCCTGGGGCAGCTGGAGCCCTTGTACACACAACGGGAAGACCTGCGGCTCGGCCTGGGGCCTGGAGACCCGCGTGCGGGAGACCGGCCGGGCTGGGCGGGAGGAGGCAGCCACCTGCCAGGTGCTGTCTGAGTCAAGGAAATGCCCCATCCGGAGGCCCTGCCCAGGAG AGAGAAACCCCAATCGGAAGAAGGGCCAGAGAGAGCGGCGCCCGCGCAAGGACCGGAAGCTGGACGGCAGGGGGGATGGGAGGCCCCGGCCAGCGCCCACCTAG